A segment of the Oncorhynchus clarkii lewisi isolate Uvic-CL-2024 chromosome 11, UVic_Ocla_1.0, whole genome shotgun sequence genome:
TACCACTGAGACATTCCCCTGTGGATTATTGGCTAGCATTGTGAAACAGGGTCGCATGGAGCTGTTGGTATGAGTAGGGCTCCTGTCGTCACCTGATGCTGGAGTCGTGTTTTACACTGTCCATGTTGCAGCCCCTTACTGTGCTGTAGAAGCCATTAGTGGTTCATGGCTGGTGGCAGGGGCCAGTTGCCCAGGGGCCTCGCAGGGgcctgggagggagaggaggatggctgAGGGTATCCACCTGTGTAGTAAGGCAGGTTCTGCTGGGGGCTCTTCTTGAACATGGCCTCTTGGAACTGTTGAGTGTTGGAGTGATGATCCAGAATCTGTGTTTGGGCTTCTCCCTGAAACTAGAAAGAGATGGTGGTTAATATCACCATACAGTCAGCATGAAGCTAAAGCACTGATGTGTGTAGAGATATTTCACCCTGCCTTTATGTCCAAGCCTATTGCCCCTGTTACCAACCATCAGGGGGCACAAGCTAGACAACTACTGAAGCAATAACTGTAGTTTAAGATAAATGTAGTATTGTACAACATAACCAAACATATCAACTAGGAAAAGAACATGTCTGTTGTGCAGTTTTACACAGCATTATAATTGTGCTCACCTGAGGGCGTGGTGGCATGTTAGGGTAGCCAGGGTTTGGATACCCAGCAGATTCCCAACCGTTGTCTTTCTGGTGCCTTTTCAGTTTCATCCTGCGATTCTGGAACCAAGTTTTTACCTACAAGACATGCATATAATTAGTCAACATCTGAAGTAAATACCAGCTAAATGTATGATTTGACACAATGGTGAAGAGTGGGTTACGCTCATAACAGTAGGCTAATTAATCAACTCACCTGTTTGTAAGTTAGCCCCGTCAGTCCAGCCAGGGCCTTCATCTCAGCAGGGGAGAGGTACCTCTGCATGTTAAACCGATGGGTCAGGGCATCCATCTGGCCTGTTGAAAAAGCAGTCCGAGCTTTTTGTTTGGGGGTGTCCTTGTCCGCTTTCTCTGGGAGAGGCAAGGGCAAAGACGGTGGGGCGTTGTCCTCACTCCCCAGAATTTGTATGCTTGTGTTCTCTGGATAGGAGCTGGAGACAAGCTCACTACCATTTGGGCTTCCACTTTCCATCTCCTCTTCCAACTCCCTTTTCACCCAGGTGGCAGGGTTGGTTTGGGGATAGATTTTATTCGAAGTCCAAGAATCTGCGCGAGAAAATAGGAGAAAGTTATTTACACTTGTCGGTACATAAAGTCTGCATTTTGGCTTGGTTGAATTTGAACAGTTCCACCGGGTGGCGCCATTGTCCATGCAGTCTGACTAAAGGTTAAGAGTGGACACTTTTGGCGGTTCACAAGCACAAACATGTAGTTAGCAAGATGGCGTCGGATACTAACACCTGGACCTTGTTTGAGAGGGAGATCGCAACTTTCGCCAGAGACCCAGCAAATGCAAGTATAATAACTACCACTATGTCGACCTAACAGTCTGCTTCATAGacaattcaaaatcaaatttataaagcccttcttacatcagctgatatctcaaagtgctgtacagaaacccagcctaaaaccccaaacagcaagcaatgcaggtgtagaagcacaaacTACCTAGAGTACTGTAGGCCGTATATACACGGTAAGAGACCTGCTCTCAACCATGTTGCGCAAAACAACTaaatggctagctaacgttatttaCCTGGTGATCTGTGCAACACTGCATCTCTTTGAGTGTAGTTACCTGGCTGCTCGATCTCCTTCGGCGGTTGATCAAACGGAGTCCGGTTGTGGGGAATGAAAAGGCCTCCACTCGGAGTATGGCTCTGAGGGTCGCCGAGATACATGACAGGGCCTGG
Coding sequences within it:
- the LOC139420523 gene encoding homeobox protein Hox-B3-like — encoded protein: MADWKLPVSYNPSYHAFAYGLMYQTGPEQNHPNFSGWAEAVYNSGVSGGYHQQAQHQSPPRNPEHNIGNGNSHYPGPVMYLGDPQSHTPSGGLFIPHNRTPFDQPPKEIEQPDSWTSNKIYPQTNPATWVKRELEEEMESGSPNGSELVSSSYPENTSIQILGSEDNAPPSLPLPLPEKADKDTPKQKARTAFSTGQMDALTHRFNMQRYLSPAEMKALAGLTGLTYKQVKTWFQNRRMKLKRHQKDNGWESAGYPNPGYPNMPPRPQFQGEAQTQILDHHSNTQQFQEAMFKKSPQQNLPYYTGGYPQPSSSPSQAPARPLGNWPLPPAMNH